The following proteins are encoded in a genomic region of Athene noctua unplaced genomic scaffold, bAthNoc1.hap1.1 HAP1_HAP1_scaffold_36, whole genome shotgun sequence:
- the LOC141974195 gene encoding olfactory receptor 14A16-like, with amino-acid sequence MSNGSSTTEFLLLAFADRRELQLLHFWLFLGISLAALLGNGLIITAIACDHRLHTPMYFFLLNLSLLDLGSLSTTLPKAMANSLWDNRHISYLGCAAQLFFFLFLISAEFSLLTIMSYDRYVAICKPLHYGTLLGSRACVHMAAAAWGTGFLTAVLHTANTFSMPLCQGNAVNQSFCEVPQILKLSCSESDYFREVGLITVSAFFDLVCFVFIVVSYVQIFRAVLRIPSEQGRHKAFSTCLPHLAVVSLFISTVMFAYLKPPSLSSPTLDLVVSFLYSVVSPTLNPLIYSLRNREIKDALRKLVGRLSAAVDCPPFYSNDSQCMS; translated from the coding sequence atgtccaacggcagctccaccaccgagttcctcctcctggcattcgcagacagacgggagctgcagctcctgcacttctggctcttcctgggcatctccctggctgccctcctgggcaacggcctcatcatcaccgccatcgcctgtgaccaccgcctgcacacacccatgtacttcttcctcctcaacctctccctcctcgacctgggctccctctccaccactctccccaaagccatggccaactccctctgggacaacaggcacatctcctacttggggtgtgctgcacagctcttcttctttctgttcttgatctcagcagagttttctctcctcaccatcatgtcctacgaccgctacgttgccatctgcaaacccctgcactacgggaccctcctgggcagcagagcttgtgtccacatggcagcagctgcctggggcactgggttcctcactgctgtgctgcacacggccaacacattttcaatGCCACTGTGCCAAGGCAATGCTGTGAACCAGAGCTTTTGtgaagttccccagatcctcaagctctcctgttCAGAATCAGACTActtcagggaagttgggcttatcactGTCAGTGCCTTTTTTgatcttgtttgttttgtgttcattgtggtgtcctatgtgcagatcttcagggccgtgctgaggatcccctctgagcagggacggcacaaagccttttccacgtgcctccctcacctggccgtggtctccctctttatcagcactgtcatgtttgcctacctgaagcccccctccctctcctccccaaccctggacctggtggtgtcatttctctACTCAGTGGTTTCTCCAACtttgaaccccctcatctacagcttgAGGAACAGGGAGATCaaggatgccctgaggaaactggttGGACGTCTTTCAGCAGCTGTAGACTGTCCACCTTTCTATTCAAATGACTCACAGTGCATGTCATGA